From the Micromonospora echinospora genome, the window CGGGCTGTCCCGGAACCTCTACAGCGGGCTCGGCATGGCGAGCGTGCTGCTCTCCTGGCTGGTGGTGCACACCGTCTACACCGCCCGGTACGCCCGGATCTACTACACCGGACCGGACGGCGGCATCGACTTCCACCAGGAACAGCCGCCCTGCTACGCGGACTTCGCGTACGTCGCGTTCACCATCGGGGCCACGTTCCAGGTCTCCGACACCGACCTGTGCAGCCACGAGATGCGCCGGACGGTGTTGCGGCACATGCTGGTGTCGTACCTGTTCGGGGCGATCATCATCGCCGCTACGGTGAACCTGGTGGCCGGACTCGCCCGGTGAGTCCATTCCCGGCAGAGGCGGCGCGCCATGTTGAGGCTGGAGCAGCAGGTTCGCCGGCTCGTGCCGGCGGGTCGCCCGGGACAGGCGGGCGCCCGGGCCACGAACCGCGACCCGGACGCCCCACGACACCACCGGCGGTTTCCGCACCCCGTACCGGGATGCCACCGCCGAGCGGCCGGCCGATATCCACCCGAACCGGGCGGCCAGCCCTGCCAGGAACCAGCGTACGATGCCATGTCCCCCGAATAGCCAGTTTTCCGCAAACTGTGGGACAGCGCACCGTCAGCGGACCATCTCGGCGTACCGCTTCTCCAGGTCCACCCGGGCGAGCGCCCCGACCAACCAGGCCAGCCGCTCGGACTCGCCACTGCCGGCGAGTCCGGCCAGGTCCCCGGCGGACCGTCCCAGACCGAGGCGGCGGGCGGCGGTCAACGCCCGGCGGTCGGCGACCGGTGCCACCTCCCGCCACAGCACCTGGACCTCGCGCAGGAAGAGGTCCACCACCGGAGCGTCCACGCCGGGCAGCTCGGCCAGCAGGACCCGCTCCCGGGCCGGGTCGCGGTGGGCGACGGCCCGAAGTCGCCGCAAGTCGCCCCGGTAGCGTTCGACAACGGTGAGGGCGAGGTCGCCGAGGGTGTCGGCGAGCCCCTCCGGGTCCGTCCGGAACCCGCTGTCGCGCAGCAGCCGGGTGCGGTGCTCGTGCCGGGACCGGGACATCCGGCCGGCGCTGTCCCACCCGGCGTCCCGGAAGGCCCCGGTGGCGGCCAGGGCACGCCGGAAGTCACCCGGCCGGGCAAGCAGCACCGAGAGCACCAGCACCTGGAAGAGGCTGCCCGGATTGTTGGTGACCCGGAAGCCGTACTCCTCAGCGAATCCCCGGCCGCCGGCAGCCAGCCGCCGGACCAGCCGCTTCTTGTCCTCGATGGTGGAGGTCGCAGTCGTCGCCATGACCGGCGACTACCCGAGCGGGGGCGCGCCACGCCTGCCCGTCACCGGCGTCGTTCAGTCGCGCAGACGTCCGTGCCGGTCGCGGGCCTTGAGCCGGACCGTGGGCATGGTCGGTACGGGCAGCGGCGGGTCGGGGTCGTCGACCACGACGCCGAACCGACGCCCGGCCGCCCAGTCCTCGGACGCCGCCACGATCTCCTCGTGTGACCGGCCGACGAAGTTCCACCACATCACCAGCGGATCCTCGAACGGCGCTCCGCCGAGCAGCAACAGACGGGAGTCCCGCCCGTGCGCGACGGTCACGGTCTCCCGCCCGGGTGGCACGTAGAGCAACGCGCCGGGAGCCAACCGGATGCCGTCCACCTCGGCGGAACCGGACATGGCCAGCAGGCCGTGCTCGAAGTCGCGGCGCAGCGGCACCCGGACCGGTGCGGCCGCCCGGGGCTCCACCTGCGCGCCGAGCAGCGGCGTGTGCACGACCGCCGGGGACCGGACGCCGGCCAGTTCCCCGACCAGCAGGGTCACGTCGAGATCGCCGTCGCGCCACCGGGGCAGATCCGGGTGGTGGTGGAAGTCGGGCGCGCCCGAGCGCGCCCCGTCGGGCAGCGCGACCCAGAGCTGCACGCCGTGCATCGTCCTCGGCCGCCGCGGCGGGGACTTCTCCGAGTGGGCGATGCCGTGCCCGGAGGTCATCACGTTGAGCTGCCCCGGGCGGATCGGCTGGACGTTGCCAAGGCTGTCCCGGTGCAGGATCTCGCCCTCCAGCAGCCAGGTGACCGTCTGCAACCCGGTGTGCGGGTGGGGTGGCACCTGCATGCCCGGCCGGTCGCCGACGTCGTCCGGCCCGAAGTGGTCGACGAAGCACCACGCCCCGACCATCCGCCGGGCGCGTTGCGGCAGCAACCGGCGGACCGTGGTGTACCGGCCCAGTGGCACGTCGTGACCGGGCAGCAGCACGCTCTCCGGGTCGACCGGGACGACCCCCGGGGGCCGGGTCTGCGCCGGCATGGCCTGCTCCATCCACCGACCCTACGTCACCCGCCGGGGTTGCCCGGGCCGGTGCGCCGACGCCGCGGCGCCACGCGCACGACGCGGCCGGTCGCCGCCGGCGCGGGTCACGCCGACCCCGGCGGCCACGATCGCGGACACCAGCAGCGCCGTACCGGTCCTCGTCCGGTTCCGTCCCATGCGACCACCTCCATCGCATCGATGTCCAACGAAGTCATCGTGGCCACCTCCGGTGGCCGGCGCAAGCGCTTCGCAGGGAACCCGACGGGTCTGCCGACCAGAAGCCCTACTGCTTCAATAGGAATGCCAGCCGCCGACCCGGAAGGGGAACCAGATGACGCGCGCGCCCGGGAACGAGGCCGAGCACGACACCCGCCGCGCACGGCAGTGGTTGGCCGGGCGGGCACGGGGCGAGGGCGTGCACCGCGAGCAGTTGATCGCGCTGGGCACGGCGATGGGCGCGCTCGCCGCCGCGGCCGGTGAAGCCGACCCCCCGCCGCCGCCCGGCCGGCCCGGCATCCCGGCGATCGTCAAACCGCTCGATCCGGGCCTGCTCACCGGGTACGGCGCCAATGCCGAGATGCGCTGGGAGGCCATGTCCGGGCAGGGCTACGTCGTCCCGACCGACCGGTTCTTCGTCCGCAACCACACCCGCACTCCGCTGCTGGACCGGGACACGTGGCGGTTGCGCCTGTTCGGCACCGGCCTGCGCGGGACGCCGACGCGGGACGACCCGGTCGAGTTCGGGTACGACGACCTCACCGCGATGGCCGCCGAGGAGACCACCGCCCTGCTGGAGTGCGCGGGCAACGGCCGTCACCACTTCGCCGCCCAGCAGGACCAGCCGATGCCGGGAGTGCCGTGGGGTCTCGGCGCGGTGGGGGTGGCCCGCTGGCGGGGCGTCCGGCTGTCCACCGTGCTCCGGCACGCCGGCCTGACCGACGCCGCCGTCGACGTAATGCCCGAGGGCCTGGACCCGGACTACGTCACCGGCGGGGTCAACCTCGGCCGGGTGCGCCGGCCGCTACCGATCGCCAAGGCCCTCGACGACGTGCTGCTGGCCTACGAGATGAACGGCCGGCCGCTGCCGGTCGACCACGGTTTCCCGGTGCGCTTGGTGGTGCCGGGCTGGATCGGCATCGCCTCGATCAAGTGGGTCGGTCCGGTCGAGGTCTCGGCCACCGCCCTCTTCTCCCCGTGGAACACCCAGTTCTACCGGATGTTCGGCCCCGGCCACCCCGTCGACGGAGAACCCGTGACCACCCAGGTCGTCAAGAGCGCCTTCGAACTGCCCTGGGACGCCCGCCTGCCCGCCGGGGTGGACGTGGTGCTGCGCGGTCGGTCCTGGTCCGGCAACGGTCCGATCCGTACGGTCGAGATCAGCACCGACGATCGCGACGGCTGGCGGCCGGCGACCCTCGACCCGCGGGACGAGGGGTCCGCCTGGCAGCGGTGGACGGCCGTGTGGCGTCCACCGGGGTCCGGCCGGTGGACGCTGCGCGCCCGCGCCACCGACGTCACCGGGGCCAGCCAGCCGGAACAGGCCGAACCGAACACCCTCGGATACCTGTTCGACGGCATCGTCCGGCATCCGGTGACCGTCACCTGAACCGCACCGGACCGGACGACGTGGACGCCGTCCTCAGCTCGCTGCTCGGCGCGGTACCGACCCTGGCCCACGGCGACCTGCCCGCCGCGCCGGACGCGCTGCGCGTACCGGCCCGGCTGAACCGGGTCGCCCCGCTGCCGCAGCTCGGTCCGCTGCCCTGCGTCGGCGCGTACGCCCAGGTCGTCCGCCCCGGTCGGGTCGAAGCCGGGGATCCCGTCCGGCTCGACTGACCTGCGGCGGATCAGTCGTCGTCCTCGTCCTCGTCGTCCTCCGCCCCACCGTCGACGCCGGTGACGACGAACCGCTCCAGCGTGGTCAGCAGGCGCGCCACGGTGACCCCGTCGATCTGCTGCCGCTGGGCCGCCTCGCCGAGCTCCTCCCGCAGTTCCCGGAGCCGCTTCGCCCGGTCCTTCGGCTTCCCGGAGGCGAGCTTGTCCGCCGCGTCGCGCAACCGCTTGGCAACTCGCGCGTCGACCGCGCCGCGCGCCTCCGCCTCGTCGATCACGGCCACGAACTGGTCGGCCGCCTCCCGCAGGGTGGTCGGCCGGGGGCGGGCGGGGGTGGGGGCGGGACGGGCGGTGCGCGGCGCCTGGGTGGACGCCGTCGGGCTGGGCGCCGGGCCGGCCTGCGCGCCGGTGGCGCCCCGATCCGCGGCGGACCGGCCGGCCTGGTCCTCGCCGAGGGCCCGTGCCCCGACCAGGGCGACGACCAGCGCGAGCCCGGCCGCGACCAGGACCCCGATCCGGCGGTTGCCCCGGGGGCGCGGCACCGCGCCAGCGGGCCGGGGTGCCACCCGGGTCGGATCGGCGGTGGGCGGCGCGGACCAGCCGGGCGCCGGCCCAGGCCCGACGAGCGTCCGGTCGGCGGGGGTACGCGGACGCGCGACGAGCGTCGGGGACGGCGCGACGGGAGCGGGCGGGGACGACAGGGTGGGCAGGATCGTGGTGGGCGGGTGCGCGGGGCGGCCCATGCCCAGCCGGGTGGCGACGTCGGCGGCGGCGGGGCGACGGGTCGGGTCGGCGGCCAGGCAGGCCATCACCAGACGGTCGACGTCGGCGGGCAGCTCGGGGATGCCCAGTGGCGGCACCGGAGTGCCCCGGCCGTGCACCGCCCAGGCGTCCTCCCAGGTCCGCACGGGCAACGGCGCGCGGCCGGTGAGCGTCCGGTAGAGCAGCGCGCCGAGCGCGTAGACGTCGCTGGCCGGGTCGGGCGCTCCGGCGGCGAGCCGTTCCGGGGCGAGGTAGGCGGGGGTGCCCATCAACGGTTCTCCCGCGTCCCGCCCGAGGCGCGGGTGACGCGGCCCGGCGAGCGCGGCGATGCCGAAGTCCAGGACCTTCGCGCCGGTGTCGGTGAGCATGACGTTGCCGGGTTTGACGTCGTGGTGCACCACCCCGATCCGGTGCGCGGCGGCGAGGGCGGCGGCGACCTGCCCGCCGAGACGGACGGCGTCGGGCCAGGCGAGCGGACCACGGTCCAGCCGGTCGGCAAGGTTCTCCCCCTCGACGAGTTCCATCACCAGGTACGGCACCACGACGCCGCCGGCGAGGGTCGCCTCGCCGTAGTCGTAGACCTGGGTGACGTGGGGGTGGGTCAGCCGGGCCGCCGCGCGGGCCTCGCGCCCGATGGTGGCGCGCAGCTCCGGGTCGGCGGCGAGCTGGCCGGCGAGGGCCTTGACCGCGACCGGACGGTGCAGCACCTCGTCGTCGGCGCGCCAGACCTCGGACATCCCGCCGAGGCCGATGCGCGCGCGCAGGACGAACCGGTCGTGCAGCCGGAGGCCGGGGGTGAACGGCGGCGACATGGTGCTCCAGTCTGCCCTCCCCGGAGCGTCGACACCACCCGCCCCCGTCCGGCCGGGCCGGCTGGGGTGCGGGCCCTCCGGGGCGGACGGCGTGGACGGGACTCCGGGGTCGACGGCCGGGCGGCCGTCGCGGGGGCGTGGGTCAGGGCTTGCGGCCGACCGCGGCGTACATGCTGACCTCGGCGGCGGTGGGACGCGGCTGCGGCTCGTGCTCGGCCCGCCACTCGGCCACCGACGAGACACCCGGTTCGATCAGTTCCAGGCCGGTGAAGAAGCGGGCGAACTCCGTCCGGTCACGCAGGACGACCAGGCCGTTCGGGTCGCCGTCGTGCCGCGCGCCGGACGGGCGGGGCGGCAGCGCGGGCAGGTGGTCGCCGGTGGCGTGGGAGGCGACGAGGTGACTGCCGGCGGGCAGCGCGTCCAGCAGCCGCGCGACCGCGCCGTACGGGTCCTCGTCGTCGGGGACGAAGTGCAGGACCGCCACCAGCATCAGGGCGACCGGTCGGGTCAGGTCGAGGGTGCGGCGCAGGTCGGGGTGGGCGAGGATGCGTTCCGGCTCGCGCAGGTCGGCGTCGAGGTAGGCGGTCGCCCCCTCGGGGGTGCTGGTGAGCAGGGCGCGGGCGTGTGCCAGCACGATCGGGTCGTTGTCGACGTAGACGACCCGGCACTCCGGGGCGATCGACTGGGCGACCTCGTGGGTGTTGTCGGCGGTGGGGATGCCGGTGCCGATGTCCAGGAACTGCCGGATGCCGGCCTCCCGGGCCAGGTGGGCCACCGCCCGCTGGAGGAAGCGGCGGTTCTCCCGGGCGCTGGTGCGCACGGTGGGGAACGCGGCCGCCCAGGCGTCGCCGGAGTCCCGGTCGGCCTGGAAGTTGTCCTTGCCGCCGAGCCAGTAGTTGTACCGGCGGGCCGGGTGGGCCACCGACGTGTCGATCCGGGCGCTGCGGGGGGCCGGTCCGGGGAACCCGCTGGTCACGACTGCCTCCATGGCTCCACGTACCGCGCCGACACCGTGGGCGCGCTCAGCCTCCCGTGACCGTCCACTGTCATCGGTCACGATCCATCATAGTCGGTGCGCCGACCGGCGCGGACGACGCCGCGCCGGTCACGCCCGGTGCAGGTCGTCGAGGATCCGGGCGAGGATGTCCGGGGTCCGTTCCGGCGGTTCGGCCTCCACGCAGAGCCGCTCCATCGCGGCGGCGTAGTGGTCGACGTCGTCCCGCTTGTCGAGGTAGAGGGCGCTGGTGAGCTGCTCGATGTAGACGATGTCGGGCAGGTCCTGGTCACCGAAGCGCAGGATGGTGAAGGCTCCGCCGGCCGCGGCGTGCCCACCGGCTTCGAAGGGCACGATCTGGAGTCGGATGTTCGGCGCCTTGGTCGCCTCGACGAGCGCGGCGATCTGGCCGCGCATCACCTCCGAACCGCCGATCGGCCGGCGCAGGACGGCCTCGTCCACCACCGCCCAGAGGTGCGGCGCGTCCGGCCGGTCCAGCAGGCGCTGGCGCTGCATACGCAGGCCGACCCGGCGGTCGATCTCGGCCGCGCCAGCCGCGCCGTGCCCGAGCATGACCACCGCGCGGGCGTACTCGCGGGTCTGGAGCAGGCCGGGGACGAACTGGACCTCGTAGCTGCGGATCAGGGCCGCCGCGGCCTCCAGGCCGAGGTACGACTGGAACCAGCCGGGCAGGACGTCGCCGTAGCGGTGCCACCAGCCGGGGTTGTTGGCGTCGCGGGCCAGTTTGAGCAGCGCCTCCCGCTCCCCCGGCTCGGCCACACCGTAGAGGGTGAGCAGGTCGGCGACGTCGCGCTCCTTGAAGCCGACCCGACCCAGCTCCATCCGGCTGATCTTGGATTCGGAGGAGCGGATCTCCCAGCCGGCCCCCTCCCGGGTGACCCCGCTGGCCTCGCGCAACCGACGGAGCTGCGCGCCGAGCAGCATGCGCAGTACCGTCGGCCCCGTCGTCGGACCGCCCTCGGCTGGACCCGTCGTCACGTAACGACCTCCGCGTGCCCACTGTTCCAGCCGGACGCCCCCGACCGGCTGACGTGTAAGCATGCCATGAACCCAGAGTCAGGCGTAGTCAGCCGGACGGGCTCGCGTCGGCGTTGCCGGGACACGCTCAGGTGATCAGATGGTCGAAGTCCCCGTCCCGGGCGCCGAGCACGAAGGCGGCGATCTCGTCGACCGTGTAGATCAGCGCCGGGCCCTCCGGATGCCGCGAGTTCCGCATCGCGATGCCGGCCCCACCCGGCAACTCGGCCAGCTCGACACAGTTGCCGCTGGGATTGCTCCGACGGCTCTTCTGCCACTTCAGCGGAGGCAGGTCACTGGTGGGAACGCCGTTCTGTGGCTGCTGCATGGGGCGTCTCTCGTTCGGTTGGCCGTCCGACACCGCGTGCAGCGGTGCGACGACGAAGGGTGCGCGAAATATCAACTCGTCGGCAGATGCACGTGCATCTGCTATTGCATCTGCATTGGACAGCGAGCATGATATCGCACGTGAGCGGTACCCAGCCGTTCACTTTCAGTTACCCGAACCTGGGGTGCGACCAGGAAAAACGGGGCCTGACGCAGAGTCGTGTCGGGCCGCTGCACGGCGCACCGCGACGCGATGACGGGGGGACGTCGGTGCCAGATCCGTTCACCATCGTGTCCGGCATCTGCGCCGCCGGAGCCGTCGCCGCCGGTTTCCAGTTCCGGCAGCGAGCGGTCCGCGCCGAGGCACGGATCGAGACGCTCCAGGCGGAACTGACCGCCGAACGGCACGCCGCGAGCCACGATCCCCTGACCGGGCTGCCCAACCGTCGGGCCTTCTACCGCCTCGCCGGCGCCCTGCTCACCAACGCCGCTGGGAAGCCGCTCATCGCCGTCGTCCTCGACCTCGACAACTTCAAGCAGGTCAACGACCGGTACGGTCACGCCGCGGGCGACCAGGTGCTGATCAGTGTCGCATCGCGTTTCGCGGCCTTCGCCGGGGACAACCTGGTGGCCCGTCTCGGCGGCGACGAGTTCGCCGGCCTGCTGGCCAGCCCCACGGTGGACCACCGCTGGATGGAGCACACCGCCCACCGGCTCGGCGACGCGCTCGCCGCGCCGATCGAGCACGGGACGGTCAACCTGCGGGTCACCGTCTCGGTCGGTCTGGCCCCGGTACGCGGACCGGCCCAGCTCGCCGACGCGCTCTGCCGGGCCGACGCCGCGATGTACCGGGCCAAGAGCCTCGGCACGACCCGTCAGACCCGGCAACTGGTCGACACCCACCATGTCGAGAGCCACCGCGACGACCCGATGACCGTCCACCACTGATCCGGAGACGACGGACCCCCGGCACGCCGCTCGCGTGCCGGGGGTTCGTCGCACTTCCGCCTAGACGGCGACAGGCACCCGGTCCCCCTCCTGCTCCGCCGCACGAAGCCGCTCGGCGCGGCGGCGTTCCCGCTCCTGCGCGCCGATCAGGTCGTCCGGCAGCGAGTCCTCGACCTCGGTGTCGAAGCGGCGCAGCAGCCGGATGGCGAACCCGCCCAGGGTCACCAGGACCAGCGCCGCCCCGCAGACCACGTAGGTGAAGGCGATGCCCCGGCCCTCGCCGGTGCCGATCACCGCGCCCACCGAGCCGGCGAGCGCGCCGTCCGGGGCGAGCATCGGCCCGAACCAGGCGGTCGCGGTGGGGGCCACCAGCGCGAAGCCGATCGGCAGGGTCGACCAGGAGATGGTCTGGTTCAGGCTGAACACCCGGCCGTGGTACCGCTGCGGCACCTTCACCTGGACGATGGTGGCGTAGATGCTCTGCGCGGTGGTCATCGACATGGCCAGCCAGAACGCCCCCACCGCGATCATCACCACCGAGGCGTCCAGCCCGATGAGCACGCAGCCGACGGCGGTGCCGAGGTTACCGACCAGCACGCCGATCATCCGGCGACGCCGGGGACCTCCCCACAGCGACATCAGCACGCCACCGGCGATCCCGCCGAGCGCCTCCGCGAGGGCCACCTGGGCGACCTCGGTGGCGGTGGCGAACGACAGCACCAGCGGGGTGATCAGCACCAGCGCCGGGGCCAGGAAGATGTTGCCCAGCGCGAAGTAGCCGAGCATCAGCCGGAAGCCCCGGTGGTTCCACGAGTAGCGCAGGCCGTTGGCGATGGAGGTCAGCAGCCGCTCCCGGGGACGCCAGCCGAGCAGGTCCGGGAAGCGGACCACGGCCAGCGTCGCCACCGCCACCACGTAGCTGGCCACGTCGATCAGCAGGATGCCCTTCAGCTCGATCGCGGCGAGCAGGCCGGCGGCGAAGACCGGCATCATCAGCAGCGCGAAGCCGTTGGAGAGCTGCACGACGCCCATCGCGTGTCCCAGGTAGCGCTTCGGCACCAGCTGCGGCACCGACGACTGGTACGCGATCCGCTGGAACGCCGCCGCCACCTGGCTCAACGCCACCAGCAGGTAGATGTGCCAGAGGACGAGGTTGCCGCTCCAGAGCAGGGCGGCCAGGACCACCTGCACCGTCCCCGCCGAGGAGCTGGCGATCATCATGATCCGGCGACGGTTGATCCGGTCGGTGATCGCGCCGGCCACCGGCAGCACCAGCACCCCGCAGAGCAGGGCGAGGGCCCAGAGCAGCCCGAGGTTGGCCACCGACCCGGTCTCGGTGAACAGCCAGATCGGCAGGGCGAACGCGGTCAGCGCGCTGCCGGTGGTGGAGACGACCTGTCCGACGGTGACCGCCAGGAACCGGGCCATGCTCGGCCGGACGGCGTCCTTCTCCGGCCGGTCGTCCATCCCGACCCGCTGCCAGTCGCGCAGGGTCCAGGCGGCGTCCTCACCCCGGGCGGCGGGCTC encodes:
- a CDS encoding helix-turn-helix domain-containing protein produces the protein MTTGPAEGGPTTGPTVLRMLLGAQLRRLREASGVTREGAGWEIRSSESKISRMELGRVGFKERDVADLLTLYGVAEPGEREALLKLARDANNPGWWHRYGDVLPGWFQSYLGLEAAAALIRSYEVQFVPGLLQTREYARAVVMLGHGAAGAAEIDRRVGLRMQRQRLLDRPDAPHLWAVVDEAVLRRPIGGSEVMRGQIAALVEATKAPNIRLQIVPFEAGGHAAAGGAFTILRFGDQDLPDIVYIEQLTSALYLDKRDDVDHYAAAMERLCVEAEPPERTPDILARILDDLHRA
- a CDS encoding pirin family protein; the protein is MEQAMPAQTRPPGVVPVDPESVLLPGHDVPLGRYTTVRRLLPQRARRMVGAWCFVDHFGPDDVGDRPGMQVPPHPHTGLQTVTWLLEGEILHRDSLGNVQPIRPGQLNVMTSGHGIAHSEKSPPRRPRTMHGVQLWVALPDGARSGAPDFHHHPDLPRWRDGDLDVTLLVGELAGVRSPAVVHTPLLGAQVEPRAAAPVRVPLRRDFEHGLLAMSGSAEVDGIRLAPGALLYVPPGRETVTVAHGRDSRLLLLGGAPFEDPLVMWWNFVGRSHEEIVAASEDWAAGRRFGVVVDDPDPPLPVPTMPTVRLKARDRHGRLRD
- a CDS encoding SAM-dependent methyltransferase translates to MEAVVTSGFPGPAPRSARIDTSVAHPARRYNYWLGGKDNFQADRDSGDAWAAAFPTVRTSARENRRFLQRAVAHLAREAGIRQFLDIGTGIPTADNTHEVAQSIAPECRVVYVDNDPIVLAHARALLTSTPEGATAYLDADLREPERILAHPDLRRTLDLTRPVALMLVAVLHFVPDDEDPYGAVARLLDALPAGSHLVASHATGDHLPALPPRPSGARHDGDPNGLVVLRDRTEFARFFTGLELIEPGVSSVAEWRAEHEPQPRPTAAEVSMYAAVGRKP
- a CDS encoding serine/threonine-protein kinase; this encodes MSPPFTPGLRLHDRFVLRARIGLGGMSEVWRADDEVLHRPVAVKALAGQLAADPELRATIGREARAAARLTHPHVTQVYDYGEATLAGGVVVPYLVMELVEGENLADRLDRGPLAWPDAVRLGGQVAAALAAAHRIGVVHHDVKPGNVMLTDTGAKVLDFGIAALAGPRHPRLGRDAGEPLMGTPAYLAPERLAAGAPDPASDVYALGALLYRTLTGRAPLPVRTWEDAWAVHGRGTPVPPLGIPELPADVDRLVMACLAADPTRRPAAADVATRLGMGRPAHPPTTILPTLSSPPAPVAPSPTLVARPRTPADRTLVGPGPAPGWSAPPTADPTRVAPRPAGAVPRPRGNRRIGVLVAAGLALVVALVGARALGEDQAGRSAADRGATGAQAGPAPSPTASTQAPRTARPAPTPARPRPTTLREAADQFVAVIDEAEARGAVDARVAKRLRDAADKLASGKPKDRAKRLRELREELGEAAQRQQIDGVTVARLLTTLERFVVTGVDGGAEDDEDEDDD
- a CDS encoding DUF397 domain-containing protein, coding for MQQPQNGVPTSDLPPLKWQKSRRSNPSGNCVELAELPGGAGIAMRNSRHPEGPALIYTVDEIAAFVLGARDGDFDHLIT
- a CDS encoding sulfite oxidase, which produces MTRAPGNEAEHDTRRARQWLAGRARGEGVHREQLIALGTAMGALAAAAGEADPPPPPGRPGIPAIVKPLDPGLLTGYGANAEMRWEAMSGQGYVVPTDRFFVRNHTRTPLLDRDTWRLRLFGTGLRGTPTRDDPVEFGYDDLTAMAAEETTALLECAGNGRHHFAAQQDQPMPGVPWGLGAVGVARWRGVRLSTVLRHAGLTDAAVDVMPEGLDPDYVTGGVNLGRVRRPLPIAKALDDVLLAYEMNGRPLPVDHGFPVRLVVPGWIGIASIKWVGPVEVSATALFSPWNTQFYRMFGPGHPVDGEPVTTQVVKSAFELPWDARLPAGVDVVLRGRSWSGNGPIRTVEISTDDRDGWRPATLDPRDEGSAWQRWTAVWRPPGSGRWTLRARATDVTGASQPEQAEPNTLGYLFDGIVRHPVTVT
- a CDS encoding GGDEF domain-containing protein translates to MPDPFTIVSGICAAGAVAAGFQFRQRAVRAEARIETLQAELTAERHAASHDPLTGLPNRRAFYRLAGALLTNAAGKPLIAVVLDLDNFKQVNDRYGHAAGDQVLISVASRFAAFAGDNLVARLGGDEFAGLLASPTVDHRWMEHTAHRLGDALAAPIEHGTVNLRVTVSVGLAPVRGPAQLADALCRADAAMYRAKSLGTTRQTRQLVDTHHVESHRDDPMTVHH
- a CDS encoding DUF1345 domain-containing protein, which translates into the protein MQLIVMGLIGICTGVLFGVFVSARLAPLFGWDVAALTYLVLVWRALWPMDAERTARLAVHEDPNRAVRDVLLLTACVASLLAVGVIMSTARQAPTGLSRNLYSGLGMASVLLSWLVVHTVYTARYARIYYTGPDGGIDFHQEQPPCYADFAYVAFTIGATFQVSDTDLCSHEMRRTVLRHMLVSYLFGAIIIAATVNLVAGLAR